Genomic DNA from Desulfuromonas versatilis:
AGAGGTCCACGGCGGGATGAGCCCCCAGGACAAGGCCGCCTGGATCGACGCCGCCCGGGGGCGCGGCGAGCGCGTGGTGATGGTCGGCGACGGCATCAACGACGCGCCGGCGCTCAGCGCGGCCGAGGTCGGCTGCGCCATGGCCGGCGGCACCGATATCGCCCTGGAGAATTCGGACCTGGTGCTGACCCGCCCCGAATTGGGGCGGCTGGTCGAGGCGCTGGCCATCGGCCGGCGCACCCTGTGGGTCATCCGCCAGAACCTGTTCTGGGCCTTCGCCTACAACCTGGCCGCCCTGCCCCTGGCGGCGGCGGGCAAGCTGGCGCCGATCCACGCCGCGGCGGCCATGGCCTTGAGCTCGATCTGCGTGCTCGGCAATTCCCTGCGCCTTGCCGGAACCGGAGCTTTTAAAGGAAAGGAAGGCTAGCCGTGCTCAGTTCGATATTCATCCTCATCGTGCTCTCCCTGTTTCTCGGCACCGGGGTCTGGCTGGTTTTCGTCTGGGCGGTGAAAAAGGGGGAGTTCGACGACGTGGAAGGCCCCAAGTTCCGCATGCTCGATGAAGAGGAGGGGACCGGTGCCATTGAAGACAAGGAGGTTGGCAATGAGGATTCCGGGAGGAAAAACTAGACACGTCCTCGGCCTGGGGCTGCTGCTGGCGGTGCTGCTCTTAAGCGGCCCGGCCGCTGCCGGGGAGGAGGGGCTCACCCGCCTGCAGGCCCGGGGCGACCGGGGGAGCCTGGCGGTTCTCGAGCTACAGGGGGCGCCGCTGCGCACCATGACCCCGGTCCCCTTCCGCCTGCTGTTGCAGGATGAAGCCGGCCAGCCGCTGACCGGGGCCAACCTGAGCTGCGACCTGACCATGCCCGCCATGCCCATGCCGGCCAACCGGCCGGCGGTCTCCGCCGCCGCCGAAGGGTACGCCGGCGAGGCGATCTTCACCATGGCCGGCGCCTGGCGCGCCAGCTTCGCGGCGAGCTGGCCCGAGGGGCGGCAGGAGAGCTTCGTGTTCGACATCGAGCAGGTGCTGCTCAAATGATCGATCCGCTCTTCTCCATGGCCCTGGTGACCGGCCTGCTCGGCACCGGGCACTGCGTCGGCATGTGCGGCTCGGTGGTGGTGGCGCTCTCGCTGCCCGGCGAGGGGCGCCAGGCCGGAGCGCTGTTTCACCTGCTCTACAACACCGGGCGCCTGGCCACCTATACCCTGGTCGGACTGATTGTCGGCTGGCTCGGCTCGGCCATCGCCTATACCGATGCCTTTCGTCAGGTCAGCCGGGCGATTCTGGTCGGCTCCGACCTGTTCATCATTCTGCTCGGCCTGGGCAGTGCCGGGCTGTTTGCCCGCTTCAACCTGATGCGCCTGGAGTTTCCCGGGCCGATGCGGGCCATGAGCCGGGCGGTGCGCGGCCTGCGCGCGCTGCCGCCGCTCTATTCGGCGCTGCCGCTGGGGCTGCTGTTCGGTTTTCTCCCCTGCGGCTTTCTCTATGCCATGGCCATCACCGCCGCCCAGAGCGCCGACCCCGGCAAGGGCGCGCTGACCATGCTCGCCTTCGGCCTGGGGACCGCGCCGGCGCTGCTGGCGGTGGGCGGGGCCGCCCAGTGGCTGAGGAACAAGGCCCAGCAGTGGATGGTCCGCGGCGCCGGGGCGATGGTGGCGCTGATGGGGCTGACCAACCTCTTGCGGCATCTGCGGATGATGGGGGTCTGGTGAAAAGGCGTGGCCGCAAACACAAACGCCCCGTCGGCATTGACGGGGCGTTTGTGTTTGCTAGGGAGGAGTGTACGGCATTCTCCTGGAAAAACCGCAGCGGCAGATCACCCGTGGAGCCTCGCCCTGAAAAAAATTTGGTCTCTGAAAGTCGCTTCAGGCTTCCCGCTGCCAAGGCGGGCCTGCACACCACGCTTTACCCGAGATTTGCTGGCTTAGAGTGTTGACGAGCTTCCCGAAGGGGTGAATTGCGCTGCCGGTTTTCAAGGAGCAACCTTGCCAGGGTTGCTCTTTTTTGTTGCCAATAGCATGCCAACGCAGGGGCACCTTTCGTGAAGTTGGGACAGGACCCTGTCGGGACCGCCGCCGCTGCCGGACCCGGGCGGGCCCTGTTCGGTTGGGCAAGCCCT
This window encodes:
- the ccoS gene encoding cbb3-type cytochrome oxidase assembly protein CcoS; the encoded protein is MLSSIFILIVLSLFLGTGVWLVFVWAVKKGEFDDVEGPKFRMLDEEEGTGAIEDKEVGNEDSGRKN
- a CDS encoding FixH family protein, which produces MRIPGGKTRHVLGLGLLLAVLLLSGPAAAGEEGLTRLQARGDRGSLAVLELQGAPLRTMTPVPFRLLLQDEAGQPLTGANLSCDLTMPAMPMPANRPAVSAAAEGYAGEAIFTMAGAWRASFAASWPEGRQESFVFDIEQVLLK
- a CDS encoding sulfite exporter TauE/SafE family protein, whose amino-acid sequence is MIDPLFSMALVTGLLGTGHCVGMCGSVVVALSLPGEGRQAGALFHLLYNTGRLATYTLVGLIVGWLGSAIAYTDAFRQVSRAILVGSDLFIILLGLGSAGLFARFNLMRLEFPGPMRAMSRAVRGLRALPPLYSALPLGLLFGFLPCGFLYAMAITAAQSADPGKGALTMLAFGLGTAPALLAVGGAAQWLRNKAQQWMVRGAGAMVALMGLTNLLRHLRMMGVW